Proteins encoded together in one Desulfovibrio sp. window:
- the phnE gene encoding phosphonate ABC transporter, permease protein PhnE yields MSVTFDSIIGERQNAYRRNLTRGGVILLAVGMCLAHSGLFDVNRLTEGGPALLRLLGEMLPPDFSNIGTWGKPLLDTLAMSVAGTFLAVCLSIPIGFLAATNSSPNPAVRRMARGVLNFLRSVPELIMGIVFVAAVGFGALPGVLALGLHSVGMVGKFFAESVEHCDVRPVEAVRAAGASRLQVILHGMLPQVIPQMADITVYRWEYNFRASTVMGMVGAGGIGFELMASLRLMQYQEVAAILLVILAMVTVVDALGSWLRRKFV; encoded by the coding sequence ATGTCCGTGACCTTCGACTCCATTATCGGCGAACGGCAGAACGCCTACCGCCGGAATCTCACTCGAGGCGGTGTCATCCTCCTGGCTGTGGGGATGTGCCTGGCCCACTCCGGGCTTTTCGACGTGAACCGGCTGACCGAAGGCGGACCTGCCCTGCTCCGGCTGCTGGGCGAGATGCTGCCGCCTGATTTCAGCAATATTGGGACCTGGGGGAAACCCCTCCTGGACACCTTGGCTATGAGCGTTGCCGGCACTTTCCTGGCTGTCTGCTTGTCCATCCCAATCGGTTTTCTTGCAGCGACAAATTCATCACCAAATCCCGCCGTACGGCGAATGGCCCGGGGAGTTCTCAACTTCCTGCGCTCTGTACCCGAACTCATCATGGGCATCGTGTTCGTGGCCGCAGTCGGGTTCGGGGCTCTGCCAGGCGTGCTGGCCCTAGGGCTTCACTCCGTGGGGATGGTGGGAAAATTCTTTGCCGAATCCGTGGAGCACTGCGACGTCCGGCCGGTTGAAGCCGTGCGAGCGGCCGGGGCCTCCCGGCTGCAGGTGATACTGCATGGCATGCTCCCCCAGGTTATTCCTCAGATGGCGGATATTACGGTCTACAGGTGGGAGTACAACTTCAGAGCTTCCACAGTCATGGGCATGGTGGGCGCGGGCGGCATCGGTTTCGAGCTGATGGCCTCGCTACGGTTGATGCAATACCAGGAAGTGGCGGCCATCCTCCTGGTGATACTCGCGATGGTCACTGTGGTGGACGCGCTGGGATCATGGCTCAGGAGGAAATTCGTATGA
- the phnC gene encoding phosphonate ABC transporter ATP-binding protein: protein MLHLEGLAKSFNGRNALHPTTLTFHAGQFSVLLGPSGAGKSTLLRCLNQLNEPSSGSIFCDSIGRVDTRDKRRALRLMTGFVFQQHQLILRQTALGNVLNGRLGYRPLWRSLFPWRREETEQGLHCLERVGLLEFALTRAGSLSGGQQQRVGIARALAQRPRILLADEPVASLDPTKSTEILELLHRICREDGICAVVSLHQVDLAIRFADRIVALKEGQVVFDDTPDALDDRALESIYSSQPRGQDSPVPQLSIPGYLTPIETEAALTG from the coding sequence ATGCTCCATCTTGAGGGATTGGCCAAAAGCTTCAATGGCCGTAATGCCCTGCACCCAACAACCCTTACCTTCCACGCCGGGCAGTTCAGCGTTCTTCTGGGCCCATCCGGCGCCGGGAAATCGACTCTGCTGCGCTGCCTGAACCAGCTCAACGAGCCAAGCAGCGGCAGCATCTTCTGCGACAGCATCGGTCGGGTGGACACGCGGGATAAGCGACGCGCCTTGCGCCTCATGACCGGTTTCGTATTCCAACAGCATCAGCTCATTCTCAGGCAGACCGCCCTTGGCAACGTGCTCAACGGACGACTCGGCTACCGCCCCCTCTGGCGCAGCCTGTTTCCGTGGAGAAGAGAGGAAACCGAACAAGGGCTGCACTGCCTTGAGCGCGTCGGACTTTTGGAGTTCGCCCTGACCAGGGCCGGGTCGCTCTCCGGCGGCCAACAACAGCGTGTTGGCATTGCCCGCGCGCTGGCCCAGCGTCCTCGTATTCTCCTGGCCGATGAGCCCGTGGCCAGCCTAGACCCTACCAAGTCAACGGAAATTCTCGAATTGCTGCATCGCATCTGCAGGGAAGACGGGATTTGCGCCGTGGTGAGCCTGCATCAGGTCGATCTGGCTATCCGTTTTGCCGACCGGATTGTTGCCCTGAAAGAGGGGCAAGTGGTTTTTGATGACACTCCGGACGCGCTCGACGACAGGGCTCTCGAATCCATCTATTCTTCGCAACCTCGCGGACAGGATTCCCCTGTACCGCAGCTCTCCATCCCCGGCTACCTCACGCCTATCGAAACCGAAGCCGCTCTCACGGGATGA
- the phnD gene encoding phosphate/phosphite/phosphonate ABC transporter substrate-binding protein, which yields MRTIIACVVTAVTMLFCSAAFAANPDPETLKVALLPDESPSTVIKNNKALKDYLEKSLGKKIELVVTTDYSSMIEAMRNGRLDLAFFGPLSYVLAKSKSQIEPFAAMQKKGKATYRAVVIANTSSGIEKIEDIAGKKMAYGDTASTSSHLIPKSMLKSKGLEHKKNYEEHFLGSHDAVALNVQNNNAQAGGLSESIFSMLVEKGTISKDKVKVVAVSEEFPEYPWTMRSDLSPTLKEKIASVFIGLKDPEVLKPFKADGFVAITDKDYDAVRELAKVLNLDLAKM from the coding sequence ATGCGCACCATCATCGCTTGCGTGGTTACTGCCGTAACTATGCTTTTCTGCTCCGCTGCCTTCGCGGCCAACCCCGACCCCGAGACCCTGAAGGTGGCTCTGCTGCCGGATGAAAGTCCGAGCACCGTGATCAAGAACAACAAAGCCCTCAAGGACTATTTGGAGAAAAGCCTGGGCAAGAAGATCGAACTCGTGGTGACAACGGACTACTCGTCAATGATTGAGGCCATGCGCAACGGCCGTCTCGACTTGGCCTTCTTCGGCCCCCTTTCCTACGTGTTGGCCAAATCCAAAAGCCAGATCGAGCCCTTCGCGGCCATGCAGAAGAAGGGCAAGGCCACATACCGCGCCGTGGTTATAGCCAACACCTCTTCCGGAATAGAGAAGATCGAGGATATCGCAGGGAAAAAAATGGCATACGGAGATACTGCGTCCACCTCATCGCACCTCATCCCCAAATCCATGCTCAAGTCAAAGGGTTTGGAGCACAAAAAGAACTATGAGGAACACTTTCTTGGCAGCCACGACGCTGTTGCCCTGAATGTCCAGAACAACAACGCTCAGGCCGGTGGTCTCTCAGAGTCAATCTTCTCCATGCTGGTCGAGAAAGGCACTATCTCCAAGGACAAAGTGAAGGTTGTAGCCGTCTCCGAGGAGTTCCCCGAATATCCCTGGACCATGCGCTCAGACCTCTCCCCCACGCTCAAAGAGAAAATCGCTTCCGTATTCATCGGCCTAAAGGATCCCGAGGTACTCAAGCCTTTCAAGGCCGACGGCTTCGTGGCCATCACAGACAAAGATTACGATGCGGTCCGCGAGTTGGCCAAGGTGCTCAACCTCGATCTGGCGAAGATGTAG
- the pgl gene encoding 6-phosphogluconolactonase: protein MSAGSLERFADQEAASFRAALLTAEAVREAVAERGRAALALSGGSTPGRYFELLAEQGLPWDKVHIFWVDERLVPLDAPESNYRLAWERLLSRVSLPTSNIHPMWVEQVPNENTNQTESVGSGAVQKVPVGMVDPEKAAWTYENMLRRFFGDGAIPEFDVIHLGLGGDGHTASLFPGQPALDERVRWVLPVTYAGATPLVSRLTLTLPVINAARNVFFLVSGPDKTKLAENAASGHCGGCPAGRVRPGGNLVWLLGG from the coding sequence ATGAGCGCCGGTAGTCTTGAGCGCTTCGCGGACCAAGAGGCCGCAAGCTTCAGGGCGGCGCTCCTGACAGCGGAGGCTGTTCGCGAGGCAGTTGCGGAACGTGGAAGGGCCGCATTGGCATTGTCTGGCGGGTCCACTCCGGGTCGGTATTTCGAACTTCTTGCAGAGCAGGGATTGCCCTGGGACAAGGTGCACATATTCTGGGTGGATGAACGCCTGGTCCCGCTGGATGCACCGGAAAGCAATTACCGTCTGGCCTGGGAGCGTCTGCTCTCCCGTGTGTCTCTTCCAACGAGCAACATCCACCCCATGTGGGTGGAGCAGGTGCCCAACGAAAACACAAATCAGACTGAGAGCGTAGGTTCAGGGGCAGTCCAGAAAGTGCCGGTTGGAATGGTCGATCCTGAAAAGGCTGCGTGGACCTATGAAAACATGCTCCGGCGTTTCTTCGGGGATGGGGCGATCCCCGAGTTCGATGTGATTCATCTTGGTCTTGGGGGCGACGGCCATACGGCGTCCCTCTTTCCTGGCCAGCCAGCCCTGGATGAGCGCGTGCGCTGGGTTCTTCCCGTCACCTATGCTGGAGCGACCCCGCTGGTATCTCGTCTGACCCTCACCTTGCCTGTCATCAATGCTGCCAGAAACGTTTTCTTCCTCGTGTCGGGACCGGACAAAACCAAACTGGCCGAGAACGCGGCATCTGGACATTGCGGGGGATGCCCAGCGGGGAGAGTGCGGCCGGGTGGAAATCTGGTGTGGTTATTGGGAGGGTGA
- the zwf gene encoding glucose-6-phosphate dehydrogenase, giving the protein MDTVRTKSVESEQCRLTERPLDCTIVIFGASGDLSSRKLFPALARLFEVGDLPDNFAIVGAARTAMNSDEFREKVREWLESSGNLAGIDWKIFQSRIYYLPMEYDALKGYQELARFMAGVEESQSLPGNRMFYLAIPPTLYEPVSGMLGEAGLSRNKAKGAWTRIVVEKPFGRDLSSSRTLDAAMHQHFAEEQIFRIDHYLAKETVQNVLLFRFANAVFEPVWNRNYVDYVSIVAAEELGVEHRAGYYEQSGVLRDMFQNHMMQLLALAAMEPPSVFRAREVLDEKTKVYRSLRPFDPEKGFGQLVLGQYSASADGSMPGYREEPNVAPGSITPTFAMLKAYIDNWRWQGVPFYICSGKRLAEKITRVVVQFKEVPHSIYRDIVGERVLANRLIMEIYPNEGINLTLQAKKSGEGFCLRSASMSFDFKEGFTGPALDSYEKVILDCMLGDHMLFWRQDGVELSWGYLTPILEMCDQCDEMEKYLKFYPAGSWGPRDSNMVHLNYFRDVVGNERR; this is encoded by the coding sequence GTGGATACGGTCCGGACCAAATCCGTCGAGTCCGAGCAGTGCAGGCTGACGGAGCGCCCGCTGGATTGCACCATTGTTATTTTTGGCGCATCTGGAGACTTGTCCTCGCGAAAGCTCTTTCCCGCCCTGGCCAGGCTCTTCGAGGTGGGTGACCTGCCGGACAACTTCGCCATAGTGGGCGCTGCCAGAACAGCCATGAACTCGGACGAATTTCGGGAAAAGGTCCGGGAATGGCTGGAGTCTTCCGGCAACCTGGCGGGAATCGACTGGAAGATTTTTCAGTCCAGGATCTACTACCTTCCCATGGAGTATGACGCACTCAAAGGATATCAGGAGCTGGCCCGGTTTATGGCCGGAGTCGAGGAGAGCCAAAGCTTGCCGGGAAACCGGATGTTCTACCTGGCAATCCCTCCCACGCTCTACGAACCGGTGTCCGGGATGCTCGGGGAAGCGGGACTGTCCAGGAATAAGGCCAAGGGCGCGTGGACCAGGATAGTGGTGGAAAAACCCTTCGGGCGCGACCTGTCCTCGTCCCGCACTCTGGATGCGGCCATGCACCAGCACTTCGCCGAAGAGCAGATATTTCGGATCGACCATTACCTGGCCAAGGAAACAGTTCAGAACGTCCTGTTGTTTCGCTTCGCCAACGCCGTGTTCGAACCTGTGTGGAACCGCAACTATGTTGACTACGTGTCCATCGTGGCTGCGGAAGAATTGGGAGTTGAGCACCGGGCCGGCTATTATGAGCAGTCCGGGGTCTTGCGTGACATGTTCCAGAATCACATGATGCAGCTTCTGGCCCTGGCCGCCATGGAACCCCCCTCGGTGTTTCGTGCTCGCGAGGTGCTGGACGAGAAAACCAAGGTTTATCGCAGCCTGCGGCCGTTCGACCCGGAAAAGGGTTTTGGGCAGCTGGTGCTGGGCCAGTACTCGGCCAGTGCGGATGGCTCCATGCCCGGCTACCGGGAAGAGCCGAATGTGGCGCCCGGTTCCATCACGCCGACTTTCGCTATGCTTAAGGCTTATATAGATAACTGGCGCTGGCAGGGCGTGCCCTTCTATATCTGCTCCGGAAAGCGCCTGGCCGAGAAAATCACGCGTGTCGTGGTGCAGTTCAAGGAAGTGCCGCATTCCATCTACCGTGATATTGTTGGGGAGCGCGTCTTGGCCAACCGGCTCATCATGGAAATCTATCCCAATGAAGGAATAAACCTGACACTTCAGGCCAAAAAGTCCGGCGAGGGCTTCTGCCTGCGCTCAGCGTCCATGAGCTTCGATTTCAAGGAGGGCTTCACAGGGCCGGCCCTGGATTCCTATGAAAAGGTGATTCTGGACTGCATGCTGGGCGACCACATGCTCTTCTGGCGCCAGGACGGGGTGGAACTGTCCTGGGGATATCTGACTCCCATTCTGGAAATGTGCGACCAGTGCGACGAAATGGAGAAATATCTCAAGTTCTATCCCGCCGGCAGCTGGGGGCCAAGGGATTCGAACATGGTCCACTTGAACTATTTTAGGGATGTTGTTGGCAATGAGCGCCGGTAG
- the trpS gene encoding tryptophan--tRNA ligase, protein MTANNRIVSGMRPTGPLHLGHYFGVLDSWVELHKDHQCFFFVADWHALTTEYADPARVKGFVPGLVTDWVASGLDPARCVMFQQSQVKEHAELHLLMSMITPVSWLERCPTYKDVRDQLDGTKDLSTYGFLGYPVLMASDILIYKPKWVPVGQDQLPHLELTREIARRANHFWGNIFPEPEAKLTKSPKLPGLDGRKMSKSYGNSISLGENLDEVRKKVSTMLTCVKRARLKDPGEPDECNLYPYHELFTPVEECQRIARDCRTAAMGCGECKKIMTANLCEFLGPFQERRAELDKNPDLAWDILRDGNERARQAARTTIEELRERLNFNF, encoded by the coding sequence ATGACCGCCAATAACCGAATCGTATCGGGCATGCGCCCTACCGGCCCCCTGCACCTCGGACACTATTTCGGCGTTCTGGACAGCTGGGTGGAACTGCACAAGGACCACCAGTGTTTCTTCTTCGTGGCTGACTGGCACGCCCTGACCACGGAGTACGCCGATCCCGCGAGAGTGAAGGGCTTCGTACCCGGCCTGGTCACCGACTGGGTCGCTTCCGGGCTCGATCCGGCTCGGTGCGTCATGTTCCAGCAGTCCCAGGTGAAGGAGCATGCCGAGTTGCACCTGCTCATGTCCATGATCACCCCGGTGAGCTGGCTGGAGCGCTGTCCCACCTACAAGGACGTGCGAGACCAGCTTGATGGCACCAAGGACCTCTCCACTTACGGATTTCTGGGGTATCCCGTGCTCATGGCCTCGGACATCCTTATCTACAAGCCCAAGTGGGTGCCTGTGGGCCAGGACCAGCTGCCGCATCTGGAGCTCACCCGCGAGATCGCCCGCCGGGCCAACCACTTCTGGGGGAACATATTCCCCGAACCCGAGGCCAAGCTGACCAAATCACCCAAGCTTCCCGGCCTTGACGGTCGCAAAATGTCCAAGAGCTACGGCAACTCGATTTCACTGGGCGAGAATCTGGACGAGGTGCGCAAGAAGGTCTCCACCATGCTCACCTGCGTGAAGCGTGCCCGCTTAAAGGACCCTGGCGAACCCGACGAGTGCAACCTCTATCCCTACCACGAGCTGTTCACCCCGGTGGAGGAGTGCCAGCGCATCGCCAGGGACTGCCGCACCGCAGCCATGGGATGCGGCGAGTGCAAGAAGATAATGACCGCCAACCTGTGCGAGTTCCTGGGCCCCTTCCAGGAGCGCCGGGCCGAGCTGGACAAGAACCCGGACCTGGCCTGGGATATTCTGCGCGACGGCAACGAACGGGCTCGTCAGGCCGCTAGGACCACTATCGAGGAGCTGCGCGAAAGGCTGAATTTCAATTTCTAG
- a CDS encoding site-2 protease family protein: MLFEDMSQFLLKLAIFAPPMLMAVTFHEVSHGAVAALLGDPTARLAGRLTLNPLKHLDPLGLLAFVLTQMIGWAKPVPVDGRYFKNPRMGMVLVSAAGPASNFVLAVLSALALDGIQNTAHLISDPAVRAYFLLPLLYMTVASVQVNLALGVFNLLPIPPLDGGHLLMGLLPARWAYELSLKERWGFVIVILLAISGILGRVLGPVVSYLYNLLI; the protein is encoded by the coding sequence ATGCTTTTTGAGGACATGAGCCAGTTTCTGTTGAAACTGGCCATCTTTGCCCCGCCCATGCTCATGGCAGTCACCTTCCACGAGGTTTCCCACGGCGCGGTGGCCGCTCTCCTGGGCGACCCCACCGCGAGGCTGGCGGGGCGTCTGACGCTCAACCCGCTGAAGCATCTGGATCCCTTGGGCCTTCTGGCCTTCGTGCTTACCCAGATGATCGGCTGGGCCAAGCCCGTGCCCGTGGACGGACGTTATTTCAAGAATCCCCGCATGGGCATGGTGCTGGTCTCGGCGGCCGGTCCGGCGTCGAATTTCGTGCTTGCCGTGTTGTCGGCCCTTGCTCTCGATGGCATCCAAAACACGGCGCACCTGATAAGCGACCCCGCTGTCAGGGCCTACTTCCTGCTCCCGCTTCTCTACATGACTGTCGCCAGCGTGCAGGTGAACCTTGCTCTGGGGGTGTTCAATCTGCTCCCCATCCCTCCCCTGGATGGCGGGCATTTGCTTATGGGGCTTTTGCCAGCGCGGTGGGCCTATGAATTGTCGCTCAAGGAACGCTGGGGATTCGTCATCGTGATTCTTCTTGCCATCAGCGGCATCCTGGGGCGCGTCCTCGGGCCCGTGGTGTCATATCTTTACAACCTTCTGATCTAG
- a CDS encoding TIGR00269 family protein, producing MKCRRCGELAQVALPSHHTGFCAPCFETYFLRQVERGIHEHKQFSHEDRVVLAVSGGKDSLGLLLALTELGYTITALHIDLGIPVSSENARSTVESFCAEHGIACHILEMAQKGLPIPEVKKIIRRPICSMCGKIKRHWFNRFAFENGFDVLATGHNLDDEAARLFANTIRWDQAYLAGQGPVKPGEGRFVKKVKPLCRVTEYETAVWCFLKGIEHVLAACPYSGGASFTGHKKLLADLEERSPGMKMQFYEHFLRNGKPAFEAMTLSAPALRECAECGFPSSLELCGVCRIKAQLET from the coding sequence ATGAAGTGCCGTCGCTGCGGGGAACTTGCCCAAGTGGCCCTCCCCAGTCATCATACCGGATTTTGCGCGCCCTGCTTCGAGACCTATTTCCTCCGCCAGGTTGAAAGAGGCATCCACGAGCATAAACAGTTCAGCCACGAGGATCGCGTGGTCCTGGCGGTGTCCGGCGGCAAAGATTCACTGGGTCTGCTGCTCGCACTCACTGAATTGGGCTACACCATTACAGCGCTGCACATCGACCTGGGAATTCCTGTTTCCTCGGAAAACGCCAGGAGTACTGTCGAAAGCTTTTGCGCCGAGCACGGCATCGCCTGTCACATCCTGGAGATGGCCCAGAAGGGGCTGCCCATTCCCGAGGTGAAGAAAATCATAAGGCGCCCCATCTGTTCGATGTGCGGCAAAATAAAGCGCCACTGGTTCAACAGATTCGCATTCGAAAACGGATTCGACGTCCTGGCGACCGGGCACAACCTGGACGACGAGGCCGCCCGGCTCTTCGCCAACACCATTCGCTGGGACCAAGCCTACCTGGCCGGGCAAGGGCCGGTAAAACCAGGGGAAGGCCGCTTCGTGAAAAAGGTCAAGCCCCTGTGCCGGGTGACCGAGTACGAGACAGCTGTATGGTGCTTTCTCAAGGGCATCGAGCATGTGCTGGCCGCCTGTCCGTATTCCGGTGGGGCGAGTTTCACCGGGCACAAGAAATTATTGGCCGACCTCGAGGAGAGAAGCCCGGGCATGAAGATGCAATTCTACGAACATTTCCTGCGAAACGGCAAACCGGCCTTCGAGGCCATGACGCTCTCCGCTCCTGCGCTCAGAGAGTGCGCTGAATGCGGGTTCCCGTCTTCCCTTGAGCTGTGCGGGGTGTGCCGGATCAAGGCGCAGTTGGAGACGTAG
- the gnd gene encoding decarboxylating 6-phosphogluconate dehydrogenase, giving the protein MRIGLAGLGRMGMNMVRRLLKGGHEVVAYNRTPAKVDEIAAEGAIASYSMEELVSKLEKPRVVWLMLPAGNVTEEHIEELKPLLAPGDILVEGGNSRFSDDIRRAPELAKLGVTYVDAGVSGGIWGLKVGYCTMVGGPRQAFEHIEPILKTLAPPDGYMHCGETGSGHYVKMIHNAIEYGMMQAYAEGFALLDASRYSQGLDFAKLSHLWNQGSVVRSWLLELCEDMFAKDPRLNDLAAFVEDSGEGRWSVQEAVDNAVPAPVLTLSLMERFRSRKDNDFGDRVLAGLRNEFGGHAVVKKEK; this is encoded by the coding sequence ATGCGAATCGGTCTGGCAGGCCTTGGCCGGATGGGTATGAACATGGTCCGCCGCCTCTTGAAGGGCGGACACGAAGTGGTGGCCTACAACCGCACTCCCGCGAAAGTCGACGAGATCGCAGCCGAGGGGGCCATCGCCTCCTACTCCATGGAGGAACTCGTCTCCAAGCTCGAAAAACCCCGGGTAGTCTGGCTCATGCTTCCCGCCGGGAACGTGACCGAGGAGCATATCGAGGAGCTAAAGCCCCTGCTTGCCCCGGGAGATATCCTGGTGGAGGGTGGCAACTCCCGCTTCTCGGATGACATCCGCCGTGCTCCGGAGCTCGCCAAGCTTGGCGTCACCTACGTGGATGCGGGCGTGTCCGGAGGCATCTGGGGGCTCAAGGTAGGCTACTGCACCATGGTGGGCGGTCCGCGCCAGGCCTTTGAGCATATCGAACCGATCCTTAAGACCCTGGCCCCGCCCGATGGCTACATGCACTGCGGCGAAACGGGCTCGGGCCATTACGTGAAGATGATTCACAATGCCATCGAGTACGGCATGATGCAGGCCTACGCCGAGGGGTTCGCCCTCCTGGACGCCTCGCGTTATTCCCAGGGGCTCGATTTCGCGAAGCTTTCGCACCTGTGGAACCAGGGCAGCGTGGTGCGCTCCTGGCTGCTCGAACTCTGCGAGGATATGTTCGCCAAGGACCCAAGGCTTAACGATCTGGCCGCTTTCGTGGAGGATTCCGGCGAGGGCCGCTGGAGCGTGCAGGAGGCGGTGGACAATGCCGTGCCGGCGCCCGTGCTTACGCTTTCGCTCATGGAACGTTTCCGTTCCCGCAAGGATAACGACTTCGGGGATCGCGTCCTGGCCGGGCTGCGCAATGAATTCGGCGGCCATGCCGTGGTCAAAAAGGAGAAGTAG
- a CDS encoding DUF4337 domain-containing protein, with product MAECPEVEQIGEIAEKAEESADKRFSKRVALLTAIYAVVLSICALGGSNAAKEMMMEQQKVTNQWAHYQAKAQREHFYKLERSILEVELASRESQSPAARERFEKLLEQLAAEETRFAQDKTEIARKAAHHEEERDRSMKKDPYFDYSEVLLQLAIILASVSIISGSRKTLWLSLVSAGMGVFLGANGFLLFVDLPFLG from the coding sequence ATGGCGGAATGTCCTGAAGTCGAACAGATAGGGGAGATTGCAGAGAAGGCCGAGGAGAGCGCGGACAAGCGCTTTTCAAAACGGGTGGCCCTGCTCACGGCCATATACGCTGTGGTGTTGTCCATTTGCGCCCTTGGCGGCAGCAATGCGGCCAAGGAAATGATGATGGAGCAGCAGAAAGTCACCAACCAGTGGGCCCACTACCAGGCCAAGGCCCAACGCGAGCATTTCTATAAACTGGAGCGTTCCATCCTGGAAGTGGAGTTGGCTTCTCGCGAGAGTCAGAGTCCGGCGGCCCGTGAGCGCTTCGAGAAACTTCTGGAACAACTGGCCGCTGAAGAGACCCGCTTCGCCCAGGATAAAACCGAGATCGCCCGGAAGGCCGCGCACCATGAGGAAGAGCGGGACCGGAGCATGAAGAAGGATCCCTACTTCGATTATTCCGAGGTGCTCCTCCAGCTGGCCATCATCCTGGCCTCGGTGTCCATCATCTCCGGCTCGCGCAAGACCCTGTGGCTTTCTTTGGTGTCGGCCGGGATGGGCGTATTTCTTGGCGCCAACGGCTTCCTGCTTTTCGTGGACCTGCCGTTTCTAGGCTGA
- a CDS encoding hydroxyacid dehydrogenase — MKKKPLVVITHWVHPQVLSYLERHCRVLPNESRESLPREELFSRLTHADAVMMFMPDWVDQELLDHAPKLKVIGAALKGFDNFDVKSITARGIWLTNVPDLLTVPTAELAIGLMLALSRNVLAGDRRVRSGNFQGWRPSLYGTGIQGRTVGIIGLGKLGQAVAQRLIGWEARVLGYDPVPLPDDKARELRLEQLELDELLGLADHVLLLSPLTESSHHLLNAKRLATMKSGSFLINAGRGSCVDEAAVAKALENGRLNGYSADVFEFEDWILPGRPATLSGELLSKLDQTLFTPHLGSAVEEVRLAIAMEAAENIVDALQQQQPRCAVNSPGTI, encoded by the coding sequence ATGAAAAAGAAGCCTCTGGTTGTGATCACTCATTGGGTACATCCTCAAGTTTTGTCATACCTTGAGCGACACTGCCGGGTTCTGCCCAATGAGTCCCGGGAGAGTCTGCCCAGGGAAGAACTCTTCTCCAGACTAACCCACGCGGATGCGGTCATGATGTTCATGCCGGACTGGGTGGATCAGGAACTGCTTGACCATGCCCCCAAGCTCAAGGTCATCGGAGCGGCGCTTAAGGGTTTCGACAATTTCGACGTCAAGAGCATCACTGCTCGCGGCATATGGCTGACCAACGTGCCTGACCTTTTAACCGTACCTACCGCAGAATTGGCCATTGGCCTCATGCTGGCACTAAGCCGCAATGTGCTTGCAGGGGACCGCCGTGTCCGATCAGGGAACTTCCAGGGATGGCGGCCGAGCTTATACGGCACTGGAATACAGGGGCGGACTGTCGGCATCATCGGGCTGGGCAAATTGGGTCAGGCTGTTGCGCAACGTCTGATAGGATGGGAAGCCAGGGTCCTGGGGTACGATCCCGTCCCCTTGCCGGACGACAAGGCGCGCGAGTTGCGCCTGGAACAGTTGGAACTGGACGAGTTGCTAGGCCTCGCCGACCATGTTCTACTGCTTTCTCCCTTGACTGAGAGTTCGCACCATCTTCTGAATGCAAAGCGACTGGCTACAATGAAATCTGGCAGCTTTTTGATAAACGCCGGGCGTGGTTCGTGCGTAGACGAAGCTGCAGTGGCGAAGGCTTTGGAAAATGGGCGACTGAATGGTTATTCTGCGGATGTGTTTGAATTCGAAGACTGGATTCTACCCGGCCGTCCCGCCACTCTTTCCGGTGAACTCCTCTCCAAGCTGGATCAAACGCTTTTCACTCCCCACCTGGGGTCCGCAGTCGAAGAGGTGCGTTTGGCAATCGCCATGGAAGCAGCGGAAAACATCGTCGACGCTCTTCAGCAGCAACAGCCCAGGTGCGCCGTCAATTCGCCAGGCACCATTTAG
- a CDS encoding response regulator, with protein sequence MSSKKVLVVDDEKHIRMLYQEELEGEGYEVATSDGEEPILAVLDREKPAVVVLDIKLGPNRSGLDLLQEIRGKDQAIPVILSTAYDSFQHDLKSIAADYYVVKSVDLTELKSKVTLALDKATASA encoded by the coding sequence ATGAGTTCGAAAAAGGTCCTAGTGGTGGACGACGAGAAGCACATCCGCATGCTCTACCAAGAGGAGCTTGAAGGTGAAGGATATGAAGTGGCCACCTCCGACGGGGAGGAACCCATCCTTGCCGTGCTCGACAGGGAGAAACCGGCGGTGGTGGTTTTGGACATCAAGCTCGGGCCTAACCGTTCCGGCCTGGACCTTCTGCAGGAGATCCGGGGTAAGGACCAGGCCATTCCCGTGATCCTCTCCACCGCGTATGATTCATTTCAACATGACCTCAAATCCATTGCCGCGGATTACTACGTGGTGAAATCGGTGGACTTGACCGAGCTCAAGTCCAAGGTGACACTGGCCTTGGACAAGGCCACGGCCAGCGCGTAA